GAAATCTGATTATAAAATTCATTTTCCAAAAATGGTAAAGTAGTCGAATTTCCGTTCGCATCTGTAGCTGTTGAAACAACTTTTTCAACCTTTCCTTTTAGATTAAAATCAGCTAAAGTCGTTTTCACTTCATAGTCATTCGTCGAAATTTTTTGAGCAAAATTGACTTGTGATAAAACTAAACAAAGAGTTGTTAAAATTAATTTTTTCATATAAAATGGTTTGCCAAGGAAGTTTGTTAATACCCAACATTTATCTTTAATAAAGATACATATTTTTGAAAATGTTATTTTTTTTGTTAAAGTGCTGGTTATTAATTGTTGTTGAGAAATTTATAGATATCTTAATAGAATAATAAACATTTATAAAAATAATATTTATGAGTATTAAAGAACAACTTTTAACGCTAGCAACAGAAAAAAACTCTCCTTGTATTACGATTGCATTCAATACACATCGTACGAGCCCAGACAACCAACAAGACGCAATCAAACTAAAAAATTTAGCGAAAGAAGCGGAAGATAGATTATTGGAAATTCACTCCAAACGAGAAATTCCAGATATATTAGAAAAATTAGAAAATATAGCTGAAGAATTAGAAGTACATAAGAATTTAGAAAGTTTACACATTTATATTTCAAAGGACACGTTCGAATTTATACGTACTGATATTCCAATAACTCATGAAGGTGTTTGGATTGATGAAACGTTTCATATCAGACCTCTTATTAAAGTTATGAATCGTGTTACTGAATATTTGGTGCTGTATCTAACAAAAAAAGGGGTACACTTGTATCAAGCCATCAATGATTCGATTGTTCAAGAAATTGAAAATGATGATTTTCCATTTACAGAAAATAACTATAACCTTAGTAGTTTATTTAGCAAAACAGACGAGCAGAAAAACAAAATCAAAGACTTCTTTAATCAGATAGATAAATCAGTTCAGCGTGTAAACCCGGAAGGTAGTTTACGTTGCTTGGTCATTTCTACGGATGATAATTATGGTGAATTTATTGCCGAAGCAGATACGCCTAGTATATACTTAGGAAATATTTCTACCGATTTTAATTCACCAACGCAACAAAACGACTACATGGAAATTGCAGGTGAATTTATTAAAAATTATCAACACCAAAATCGAAAAAAATCGATCGAAGAAATGAGTGAAGCCGTAAGTAAAGGGCAAGTCTTAACAGATTTACAAGAAATTTATCAAGCTGCTATTGATGGTCGAGGAGATTTGTTAATTGTGCACCAAGATTACCAACAGCCAGTTCGTATGAAGGACGATCGTACATTTGATATTGTTTCCGACGCTACAGAACCAGGTGTTTTGGACGATGTCGTAAGTACTATTGCATGGGAAGTGATTGCAAAAAAAGGGAATACAATTTTTACTAGTCAAGAAGAAATAAAAGAACTAGGTAATATTGTTTTAAAAACGAGGTATTAATTCTTTGCGCTAAAATTTATTCTCCATCTTAATTGTTATTTTTTGTTAAATAACAATTAAGATGGAATTTTTACTCTCCTTGCTTCAACTCATACCAGTAACAATCCAACTCCCAAATATCAAAATGAAAAGTTTTGGTTACTTCAAAACCAATTTTTTCTAATACCTTTCGTGAACCTTCGTTGTCAACATGTGTTATCGCGTTTAGTTGAATATGCGACATATTTTTTTTGTAATAATCCATACAAGCCTTCGCAGCTTCGGTTGCATAACCTTTTCCCCATGCTTCTTTTCGGTAACGATATCCGATATCAATAAAGTCAAAGCGATTGTTCATAGCCTCTTCTTCAATAATATATTTAAAACCAGTCCAACCAATCATTTTACCAGTTTCTTTCACCACAACTGCCAATCGTCC
This portion of the Empedobacter stercoris genome encodes:
- a CDS encoding baeRF3 domain-containing protein; the protein is MSIKEQLLTLATEKNSPCITIAFNTHRTSPDNQQDAIKLKNLAKEAEDRLLEIHSKREIPDILEKLENIAEELEVHKNLESLHIYISKDTFEFIRTDIPITHEGVWIDETFHIRPLIKVMNRVTEYLVLYLTKKGVHLYQAINDSIVQEIENDDFPFTENNYNLSSLFSKTDEQKNKIKDFFNQIDKSVQRVNPEGSLRCLVISTDDNYGEFIAEADTPSIYLGNISTDFNSPTQQNDYMEIAGEFIKNYQHQNRKKSIEEMSEAVSKGQVLTDLQEIYQAAIDGRGDLLIVHQDYQQPVRMKDDRTFDIVSDATEPGVLDDVVSTIAWEVIAKKGNTIFTSQEEIKELGNIVLKTRY
- a CDS encoding GNAT family N-acetyltransferase → MKYLPTLETERLIIRPITMDDLHDFYEMDSQPEVHVYLKAEPVKTIEQTRQIIEDLQRQYDELGHGRLAVVVKETGKMIGWTGFKYIIEEEAMNNRFDFIDIGYRYRKEAWGKGYATEAAKACMDYYKKNMSHIQLNAITHVDNEGSRKVLEKIGFEVTKTFHFDIWELDCYWYELKQGE